Within Caldanaerobius fijiensis DSM 17918, the genomic segment TATTCTATTATTGTGAAGCATTTGCTTCACTGCTATCATTAACCTAATCAAGATAAATGAAACTAAACTGGGGGTTTGTAGATGCAGTATTGGGATTATCACGTACACCTTGAAAACGGGCCTTACACTATAGAATGGTTGAAGAAATTTATTGAGCAGGGACAGAGAAACAATGTAGGAGAAATCGGGTTTTCAGAACATGGCTACAGGTTTAAACAGGCATATCATTTGATCCATAGCGATGGATATAGGGGGAAATGGGTTAGGGAATACAGCGGACAGGATATCGACGAGTATATTGAGCTTATAGAGGAAGCAAAAAATCAAGGTTTTCCTGTGAAATTAGGCATTGAGCTGGATTACATACCGGAGAAAGAAGAAGAGATTAGAGAATTTGTTAAACAGTATCCTTTTGATTATGTCATTGGTTCAGTCCACTGGTTAGGGGATTGGGGAATTGATCTCGATCAAAAGGATTGGGAAAACAAAGATGTTTATGACGCCTATAAAAGGTATTTTGATATATTAAAGCAGGCGGCTAAGAGCAGGATATTCAGCTTTTTGGGGCATCCTGATGTCATAAAGGTTTTTGGATACAGGCCCGGTGTAGATATAGCGGAGCTTTACGAGGATGTTGCAAAGGTAATAGCAGAAAATGGACAGTGTGTAGAGGTGAGTACAGCAGGGCTAAGAAAGCCTGTAGGGGAGATGTATCCATCACAGGCGTTTCTGGAGATTCTTCTAAAATACGGTGTTCCTGTTATTTTAGATTCAGATGCTCACTATCCTGAGCACGTTGGCTATATGTTTGATAAAGGTATAGATTATATTAAAAAATGCGGTTATACATCTCTTTGTAGATTTAAAAAAATGTCTCGCCACACGGAGGTTTTGGGATGAGTCGAAAAAAAATCGTATATTTTATCTGTACAGGTAATTCATGTAGAAGCCAGATGGCTGAAGGCTTTGCTCGACATTATGGTAGTGATATTATAGAGGTGTACAGCGGGGGCGTGGAAGCCCATGGTGTCAACCCCAGGGCCATCGCAGTCATGGCAGAAAAGGGCATAGATATATCCAGGCATGAGTCCAAACTCATAGATGAAGCAGTGCTATTTAAGTCCGATTATGTAATAACCCTTTGCGGTGATGCAAGAGATAAGTGCCCGGTGTTGCCGCCATCCGTTAAAAGCATACATTGGGGGTTGGAAGATCCTGCAAAAGCCACTGGCACAGAGGACGAGATAATGGGTAAGTTCAGAAAAGTGCGGGATGAGATAGAAGACATGGTAAAAAAGCTTTTAGGAGAAATAAGGGAAAGGGTAATAAAATAAGAGGGATAATCCCTCTATTTTAGGGAGTGAAAAATATTTTGTGTATTTAGATTAATTTCATGCTCTTTCTTGATAAGAATCAATTAACATTTTATTTAACCCATTTCTTAGTATA encodes:
- the arsC gene encoding arsenate reductase (thioredoxin); the protein is MSRKKIVYFICTGNSCRSQMAEGFARHYGSDIIEVYSGGVEAHGVNPRAIAVMAEKGIDISRHESKLIDEAVLFKSDYVITLCGDARDKCPVLPPSVKSIHWGLEDPAKATGTEDEIMGKFRKVRDEIEDMVKKLLGEIRERVIK
- a CDS encoding histidinol-phosphatase — encoded protein: MQYWDYHVHLENGPYTIEWLKKFIEQGQRNNVGEIGFSEHGYRFKQAYHLIHSDGYRGKWVREYSGQDIDEYIELIEEAKNQGFPVKLGIELDYIPEKEEEIREFVKQYPFDYVIGSVHWLGDWGIDLDQKDWENKDVYDAYKRYFDILKQAAKSRIFSFLGHPDVIKVFGYRPGVDIAELYEDVAKVIAENGQCVEVSTAGLRKPVGEMYPSQAFLEILLKYGVPVILDSDAHYPEHVGYMFDKGIDYIKKCGYTSLCRFKKMSRHTEVLG